One window from the genome of Faecalibacterium sp. HTF-F encodes:
- a CDS encoding AEC family transporter — protein MQISILLAQQIAQLFLILIMGYAVVKAGLLKASDSKVLSVVMVYLVTPCVIINAFQINDTPEIRKGLLYSMAIAAAIHIVLLGISALLSRPLKLDAVEQVNVIYSNAAALVIPLVRALLGDEYVIYSCAFIIVQLILLWTHASSLLQGDRALDWKKVFSNINMIAIAAGALLYWFRVALPAPLQNTMSTMGDMIGPMGMLLAGMAIAEKPLRDVFCTRRNYLPTVLRLVVCPLVVLVLLLVCHASSWVADGKNILMTVYLAAITPACATVTSMAQLYDRDAAHSSALYVLTTLLSIITMPVMIGLFDLLL, from the coding sequence ATGCAGATCAGCATTCTTTTGGCCCAGCAGATCGCGCAGCTGTTTCTGATCCTGATCATGGGCTACGCCGTGGTCAAAGCAGGGCTGCTGAAGGCAAGTGACAGCAAAGTGCTCTCGGTGGTTATGGTATATCTGGTCACGCCCTGTGTCATCATCAATGCGTTCCAGATCAACGACACGCCAGAGATCCGCAAGGGACTTTTGTACTCCATGGCTATTGCGGCGGCTATCCATATAGTGCTGCTGGGGATCAGTGCACTGCTGAGCCGTCCGCTGAAGCTGGATGCCGTGGAACAGGTGAATGTGATCTACAGCAACGCGGCGGCGCTGGTGATCCCGCTGGTCAGGGCCCTGCTGGGCGATGAGTATGTCATCTATTCCTGCGCATTTATCATTGTACAGCTGATCCTGCTGTGGACGCATGCCAGTTCTCTTTTGCAGGGCGACCGTGCGCTGGACTGGAAAAAAGTTTTTTCCAACATCAATATGATCGCCATTGCGGCCGGTGCGCTGCTGTACTGGTTCCGTGTGGCGCTGCCTGCGCCGCTGCAGAACACCATGAGCACCATGGGTGATATGATAGGCCCCATGGGCATGCTGCTGGCGGGTATGGCCATTGCAGAAAAGCCGCTGCGGGATGTGTTCTGTACCCGCCGCAACTACCTGCCCACCGTGCTGCGGCTTGTGGTGTGCCCGCTGGTCGTGCTGGTGCTGCTATTGGTCTGCCATGCTTCCAGCTGGGTGGCTGATGGCAAAAACATCCTCATGACGGTGTACCTTGCCGCCATTACCCCCGCCTGCGCCACCGTTACCTCCATGGCCCAGCTGTACGACCGCGATGCAGCGCATTCCAGCGCGTTGTATGTGCTCACCACGCTGCTTTCCATCATCACAATGCCGGTGATGATCGGCCTGTTCGATCTGCTGCTGTGA
- a CDS encoding glycoside hydrolase family 1 protein, protein MSFPKGFFWGGAVAANQVEGAWNVDGKGPSVADVATYKPNTDVKDYKSHVAMDDAHIAAAMADPDDTYYPKRRGIDFYHHYKEDLALFAEMGFTMLRVSIAWTRIFPTGEEAQPNEKGLQFYSDLFAEMHKNGIEPLVTLSHYEMPLALATKYNGWVDRRVIDCFAKFCHVCFERYKDQVKYWLTFNEVDSVIRHPFTTAGIIPSRVPEDKMLETCYQALHHQLVASAMVVKDCHEIIPGSKVGCMLTKLTTYARTCAPDDELATQAKNLENLFYADVHVWGEYPRLILKMFERKGIHVEMLPEDAATLKAGCVDFVSCSYYMTMTESVDPNAERTPGNTVLGVKNPYLPSTDWGWQIDPKGLRYSLIELYDRYRKPLMVVENGMGAKDVVEADGSIHDPYRVEYFRQHISEMGKAIDEGVEMWGYTTWAPIDLISASTNQMSKRYGFIYVDQDDMGNGTLARSRKDSFYWYKKVIASNGEELD, encoded by the coding sequence ATGAGTTTCCCCAAAGGTTTTTTCTGGGGCGGCGCTGTTGCTGCGAACCAGGTAGAAGGCGCATGGAATGTGGACGGCAAGGGCCCCAGCGTGGCGGACGTTGCCACCTATAAGCCCAATACGGACGTGAAGGATTACAAGTCCCATGTTGCCATGGACGACGCACACATTGCTGCCGCCATGGCCGACCCGGATGATACCTATTATCCCAAGCGCCGCGGCATCGACTTCTATCATCATTATAAAGAAGATCTTGCCCTGTTTGCCGAGATGGGCTTTACCATGCTGCGCGTCTCCATCGCATGGACCCGCATCTTCCCCACCGGCGAGGAAGCCCAGCCCAACGAGAAGGGCCTGCAGTTCTACAGCGACCTCTTTGCCGAGATGCACAAGAACGGCATTGAGCCGCTGGTTACGCTGAGCCACTACGAAATGCCGCTGGCACTGGCCACCAAGTACAACGGCTGGGTGGACCGCCGCGTCATCGATTGCTTTGCAAAGTTCTGCCATGTGTGCTTTGAGCGCTACAAGGATCAGGTCAAGTACTGGCTCACCTTCAACGAGGTGGACAGCGTCATCCGCCACCCCTTCACCACCGCCGGCATCATCCCCAGCCGTGTGCCCGAGGATAAGATGCTGGAGACCTGCTATCAGGCTCTGCATCACCAGCTGGTGGCCAGCGCTATGGTGGTAAAGGACTGCCACGAGATCATCCCCGGCAGCAAGGTGGGCTGCATGCTCACCAAGCTCACTACCTACGCCCGCACCTGTGCACCCGACGATGAGCTGGCTACGCAGGCAAAGAATCTGGAAAACCTGTTCTATGCCGATGTGCATGTCTGGGGCGAGTACCCCCGCCTGATCCTCAAGATGTTCGAGCGCAAGGGCATCCACGTGGAAATGCTGCCCGAGGATGCCGCCACCCTGAAGGCAGGCTGTGTGGACTTTGTTTCCTGCAGCTACTATATGACCATGACCGAGTCTGTGGACCCGAACGCAGAGCGCACCCCCGGCAATACTGTGCTGGGCGTCAAGAACCCGTATCTGCCCTCCACCGACTGGGGCTGGCAGATCGACCCCAAGGGCCTGCGCTACAGCCTGATCGAGCTGTATGACCGTTACCGCAAGCCGCTGATGGTGGTGGAAAACGGCATGGGCGCCAAGGACGTGGTGGAGGCCGACGGCTCCATCCATGACCCCTACCGTGTGGAGTACTTCCGCCAGCACATCAGCGAGATGGGCAAGGCCATCGATGAGGGTGTTGAAATGTGGGGCTACACCACATGGGCACCCATCGACCTGATCTCTGCATCCACCAACCAGATGTCCAAGCGCTATGGCTTCATCTATGTGGATCAGGATGATATGGGCAACGGTACTCTGGCCCGCAGCCGTAAGGACAGCTTCTACTGGTACAAAAAGGTCATTGCTTCCAACGGCGAAGAGCTGGACTAA
- a CDS encoding pyridoxamine 5'-phosphate oxidase family protein, protein MFRLMRRANREIPEEAAKHLLKRSRRGVLAVNGDDGYPFAIPVNYFYDQEQDKIYFHGAKSGHKVDALKKNDKVCFTVYGNEHFEPGDWAPYVQSTVVFGRCRLVEDAAATEARVRELGLKYYPGREEVEKEIAKAIKGVQLYEITIEHLTGKQIQEK, encoded by the coding sequence ATGTTCAGACTCATGAGAAGAGCGAACCGGGAAATCCCGGAGGAAGCCGCAAAACATCTGCTGAAGCGGTCCCGGCGGGGCGTGCTGGCCGTCAACGGCGATGACGGCTATCCATTTGCCATTCCGGTCAACTATTTCTACGATCAGGAACAGGATAAGATCTATTTTCACGGTGCAAAGTCCGGACATAAAGTGGATGCACTGAAAAAGAACGATAAGGTCTGCTTTACCGTTTACGGCAATGAGCACTTTGAGCCGGGCGATTGGGCCCCCTATGTGCAGAGCACAGTGGTCTTTGGCCGCTGCAGGCTGGTCGAGGATGCAGCCGCCACCGAGGCCCGCGTGCGGGAACTGGGCCTGAAGTATTATCCCGGCAGGGAAGAGGTGGAAAAAGAAATCGCAAAAGCCATCAAGGGCGTACAGCTCTACGAGATCACGATCGAACACCTGACCGGCAAGCAGATCCAGGAAAAGTAA
- a CDS encoding PRD domain-containing protein has translation MHIQKVLNSSVVLVQDDSGEESILLGKGIGYGRKAGEPIERKPSDRVFLPLSNPDAQPMLELFSSIPASYLELTQDIVDDAEQSLGVKLSAHIYLLLTDHLHFAVERQQKGLVVTNRIFWEIKHFYPKEYAVGQRGLQKVKAKLGIELPDEEAGNIAFHIVNARQDPQAGYDAMRAAQLIGELSNIVTYSMHCPVSTESIHYARFVSHLQYFAERFFSGKLMDSEDDFLFQQMQQNYPAAVTCAEKIRTFVLRKYGVFLPNEETAYLALHVARLTSGK, from the coding sequence ATGCACATTCAGAAGGTGCTGAACAGCAGTGTTGTGCTGGTGCAGGATGACAGCGGCGAGGAATCCATCCTGCTGGGCAAGGGCATCGGCTATGGCCGCAAGGCAGGCGAGCCCATTGAACGGAAGCCCTCAGACCGCGTGTTCCTTCCATTGTCCAACCCGGACGCACAGCCTATGCTGGAGCTGTTTTCCAGCATTCCGGCATCCTATCTGGAATTGACGCAGGACATTGTGGACGACGCAGAGCAGTCGCTGGGAGTCAAGCTTTCGGCGCACATCTATCTGCTGCTGACCGACCACCTGCATTTTGCAGTGGAGCGCCAGCAAAAGGGTCTTGTGGTGACCAACCGCATCTTCTGGGAAATCAAGCATTTTTATCCCAAGGAGTACGCGGTGGGCCAGCGCGGCCTGCAGAAGGTAAAGGCAAAGCTTGGCATTGAGCTGCCGGACGAAGAGGCAGGCAACATCGCCTTCCATATCGTCAACGCCCGGCAGGACCCGCAGGCCGGCTACGATGCCATGCGGGCAGCGCAGCTGATCGGTGAGCTGTCCAACATTGTCACCTACAGTATGCACTGCCCGGTGAGCACCGAGAGCATCCACTATGCGCGGTTCGTGAGCCACCTGCAGTATTTTGCCGAGCGGTTCTTCTCCGGCAAGCTGATGGACAGCGAGGACGACTTTTTGTTCCAGCAGATGCAGCAGAATTATCCGGCAGCGGTGACCTGCGCGGAAAAAATACGCACCTTTGTGCTGCGCAAGTACGGCGTGTTTTTGCCCAACGAGGAAACCGCCTATCTGGCGTTGCATGTGGCGCGGCTGACAAGCGGCAAATAA
- a CDS encoding pyruvate kinase codes for MDFYGTIGPACGQLETLQRMVEAGMTGIRMNLSHGPLTAHADWLAMIRAAGIRQLLIDLQGPELRIGTLAEPVTLVEGSSVRLGADGIPCPAALVQAAAPGQQLLLDDGKLLVQVTQTLPGALLCTVVRGGTLQSRKSIAAPGLAVHSPALTEEDLQNLKIAKQCGVTGVMLPFVRGKADILALRSALEQADAADIRIFAKIENMAGVRALPEFLHLADEIVIARGDLGNAMPLWELPRCQKQLSAVCRAAGVPFMVVTQMLDSMCTRAVPTRAEVSDIYNAVLDGAASVMLTGETAAGHYPVQAMEYLVRTARTAM; via the coding sequence TTGGATTTTTATGGAACCATCGGCCCGGCCTGTGGGCAGCTGGAGACCCTGCAGCGCATGGTGGAAGCCGGCATGACCGGCATCCGCATGAATCTTTCCCACGGACCGCTGACCGCACACGCTGACTGGCTGGCAATGATCCGCGCAGCCGGCATCCGGCAGCTTCTCATCGACCTGCAGGGTCCGGAGCTGCGCATCGGCACGCTGGCAGAGCCTGTCACTCTGGTTGAGGGCAGTTCTGTACGCCTTGGCGCAGACGGCATTCCCTGCCCGGCAGCTCTGGTGCAGGCCGCTGCACCCGGACAGCAGCTTCTGCTGGACGACGGGAAACTTCTGGTGCAGGTGACGCAGACCCTGCCGGGTGCCCTTTTGTGCACAGTGGTACGCGGCGGAACGCTGCAGAGCCGCAAGAGCATTGCTGCGCCGGGCCTTGCCGTGCACTCTCCTGCCCTGACCGAAGAGGACCTGCAGAACCTGAAAATTGCAAAGCAGTGCGGTGTTACCGGCGTGATGCTGCCCTTTGTGCGCGGCAAGGCAGACATTCTGGCCCTGCGCAGCGCCTTAGAGCAGGCAGACGCAGCAGACATCCGCATTTTTGCCAAAATTGAAAACATGGCTGGGGTACGTGCCCTGCCGGAATTTCTGCACCTTGCAGATGAGATCGTCATTGCCCGGGGCGACCTTGGCAACGCCATGCCGCTGTGGGAGCTGCCCCGCTGCCAGAAGCAGCTTTCTGCTGTCTGCCGGGCTGCCGGTGTGCCTTTTATGGTGGTGACCCAGATGCTGGACAGCATGTGCACCCGCGCCGTACCCACCCGGGCCGAGGTGAGCGACATCTACAACGCCGTATTAGACGGTGCCGCCAGCGTCATGCTGACCGGCGAAACGGCCGCCGGACACTACCCGGTGCAGGCCATGGAATATCTGGTGCGCACGGCACGCACCGCGATGTGA
- a CDS encoding alanine/glycine:cation symporter family protein — translation MIETITAVNHAVNQFIWGVPAMVCIIGVGLLLSVRTGFLQIRKFPYAIKTTIGRMFRKKDASDGAMTPFQAVCTALAGTVGTGNIAGVAGAIAIGGPGAVFWMWCSALLGMCTKFAEVTLAVYYRERSETGEWVGGPMYYIKNGLSKHWQFLAVLYSLFGVLTVFGTGNATQVNTIVAAVDTALLEYGIVGSGSLSTLNLVVGIIVTLLVALVLLGGIKRIGSVSEKLVPFMALFYIALAVGVMVLNFERLPYVFKSIVAGAFDPAAFTGGTIGSLFVSMQKGVSRGIFSNEAGLGTGSIAHACADTKKPVKQGMFGIFEVFADTIVICTLTAMVILCSGTPVNYGTAAGAELTISGFTTTYGGWASVFTAVALCCFAFSTIIGWGLYGSRFLVFLCRSDKVAKPFFLVYSFVSILGATMDLGLLWSIADTFNGLMSIPNLLALLLLSGTVVRLTREFFASEG, via the coding sequence ATGATCGAAACGATCACGGCCGTCAATCATGCGGTCAACCAATTCATCTGGGGCGTACCTGCCATGGTGTGCATCATCGGCGTGGGCCTGCTCCTGAGCGTGCGCACGGGCTTTTTGCAGATCCGCAAATTCCCCTACGCCATCAAAACTACCATCGGACGCATGTTCCGCAAAAAGGATGCTTCCGATGGTGCCATGACGCCGTTTCAGGCGGTGTGCACCGCACTGGCGGGCACCGTGGGCACCGGCAACATCGCCGGTGTGGCAGGTGCCATCGCCATCGGCGGCCCGGGTGCGGTGTTCTGGATGTGGTGCTCTGCCCTGCTGGGCATGTGCACCAAGTTCGCCGAAGTCACGCTGGCGGTGTACTACCGTGAGCGCAGCGAGACCGGCGAATGGGTAGGCGGCCCCATGTACTACATTAAAAACGGCCTGAGCAAGCATTGGCAGTTTCTTGCTGTGCTGTATTCCCTGTTCGGCGTGCTGACCGTGTTCGGCACCGGCAATGCCACACAGGTAAACACCATCGTTGCGGCCGTTGACACCGCCCTGCTGGAGTATGGCATCGTGGGCAGCGGTTCTCTTTCCACCCTGAACCTTGTGGTGGGCATCATCGTGACCCTGCTGGTAGCGCTGGTGCTGCTGGGCGGCATCAAGCGTATTGGCAGCGTGAGCGAAAAGCTGGTGCCCTTTATGGCGCTGTTCTATATCGCGCTGGCCGTGGGCGTCATGGTGCTGAATTTTGAGCGTCTGCCCTATGTGTTCAAGTCCATCGTTGCCGGTGCGTTCGATCCCGCTGCCTTCACCGGCGGCACCATCGGCAGCCTGTTCGTCAGCATGCAGAAGGGCGTCTCCCGCGGCATCTTCTCCAACGAGGCCGGCCTTGGCACCGGCTCCATCGCCCACGCCTGCGCCGACACCAAAAAGCCGGTCAAGCAGGGCATGTTCGGCATCTTTGAAGTATTTGCGGATACCATCGTCATCTGCACCCTGACCGCCATGGTCATCCTGTGCAGCGGCACTCCCGTGAATTACGGCACTGCTGCCGGTGCAGAGCTGACCATCAGCGGCTTCACCACCACCTACGGCGGGTGGGCATCGGTCTTTACCGCTGTGGCGCTGTGCTGCTTTGCCTTTTCCACCATCATCGGCTGGGGCCTGTACGGTTCCCGGTTTCTGGTGTTCCTGTGCCGCAGCGATAAGGTGGCAAAGCCCTTCTTTCTGGTCTACTCCTTTGTGTCCATTCTGGGCGCAACGATGGATCTGGGCCTGCTGTGGAGCATTGCGGATACCTTCAACGGCCTGATGAGCATTCCGAACCTGCTCGCGCTGCTGCTGCTTTCCGGCACAGTGGTCAGGCTGACCCGGGAATTTTTTGCATCTGAGGGCTGA
- a CDS encoding TetR/AcrR family transcriptional regulator produces MNPMATSKENILQISRKLIQQNGWAGINIRSVAAACGVSVGCIYNYFESKTDLLSATVESIWNDIFHHPEDEAVFQDTLSCVRWMYKQLEYGCQRYPGFFTHHALGFVQQDTADGKQQMQRAWQHILDALCTVLRNDTRIRADAFTAEFTVEKFAEMLFSLMLSALVRQDFDPSTVLEIVRRAVY; encoded by the coding sequence ATGAATCCAATGGCAACATCAAAAGAGAACATCCTGCAGATCAGCAGAAAACTCATCCAGCAAAACGGATGGGCCGGTATCAACATCCGTTCGGTGGCTGCTGCCTGCGGAGTCTCGGTGGGCTGCATCTACAATTACTTTGAATCCAAGACCGATCTGTTGAGTGCCACGGTGGAAAGCATCTGGAACGATATCTTCCATCATCCGGAGGATGAGGCTGTCTTTCAGGACACCCTGTCCTGCGTCCGGTGGATGTACAAGCAGCTGGAGTACGGCTGCCAGCGGTATCCGGGATTTTTCACCCATCATGCGCTGGGCTTTGTCCAGCAGGACACCGCCGATGGAAAGCAGCAGATGCAGCGGGCATGGCAGCACATTCTGGATGCCCTGTGCACGGTGCTGCGGAATGATACCAGAATCCGGGCTGACGCCTTCACAGCGGAGTTTACCGTTGAAAAATTTGCAGAGATGCTGTTCTCGCTGATGCTGTCCGCTCTGGTACGGCAGGACTTTGACCCATCTACCGTGCTGGAGATCGTACGGCGGGCTGTCTACTGA
- a CDS encoding beta-glucoside-specific PTS transporter subunit IIABC, producing the protein MKNYKQTASDVLRLVGGEKNVVQVEHCSTRLRFTLADTSKVDVAALKKTAGVMGVISSGPQCQVVIGNDVIEVYDELLKLGTFNAGQAAAPAAPKGKKEIGGIILDYMVGIFQPLVPAIAGAGVLKALMVLLSTLGVMSSGDIAYKVFVGVADAALYYLPVMVAFTTATKFNCNKLVAVALAAAMIHPSVSALLATEGGAYFLGIKLQNIAYGGQVFPAILTVIFMSFIEKWANKWCPKAIRVFFVPMLCFGIGFPVALVVLGPLGYNIGALLTTVILALYNTLGWLAVALLAAVLPFMISMGMHKALVPYAVASISDPGFEMLYMPASLAHNISEGGACLGVALKTKDENLRATAISAGISGLFGITEPALYGVTLQHKKVMMSVVISSFIGGLFVGLMKVKAFVAMGPGLAGMAMFVDPDNSKNILWAAIGLVISIVASFALSFFLYKDETPAEGETAETAPEAAADAAAADSTISSPLQGKAIALDQVKDEVFSQKILGDGIAVVPEKGELYAPADGVIESVFGTKHAVSMKTAAGAELLMHIGMDTVKRDGKGFDPQVKDGETVKKGQLLMKFDLDGIKADGYDVTTPIVVTNADEFTIKTVAEGMVVPGAALLKLEAVK; encoded by the coding sequence ATGAAAAACTACAAGCAGACTGCCTCCGACGTGCTGCGTCTGGTTGGCGGCGAAAAGAACGTTGTGCAGGTCGAGCACTGCTCCACCCGCCTGCGCTTCACTCTGGCAGACACCTCCAAGGTGGATGTTGCTGCCCTGAAAAAGACTGCCGGCGTCATGGGCGTTATTTCCAGCGGCCCGCAGTGTCAGGTGGTCATCGGCAACGATGTCATCGAAGTGTACGATGAGCTGCTCAAGCTGGGCACCTTCAACGCAGGTCAGGCAGCGGCTCCCGCTGCTCCCAAGGGCAAAAAAGAGATCGGCGGCATTATTCTGGACTACATGGTCGGCATCTTCCAGCCGCTGGTCCCCGCCATTGCAGGTGCAGGCGTTCTGAAGGCCCTCATGGTGCTGCTGAGCACTCTGGGCGTGATGAGCAGCGGAGACATCGCCTATAAGGTGTTCGTCGGCGTGGCAGATGCGGCTCTGTACTACCTGCCCGTCATGGTCGCCTTCACCACTGCAACCAAGTTCAACTGCAACAAGCTGGTGGCTGTGGCTCTGGCTGCTGCCATGATCCACCCCAGCGTTTCCGCTCTGCTGGCTACCGAGGGCGGTGCCTACTTCCTCGGCATCAAGCTGCAGAACATCGCTTACGGCGGCCAGGTGTTCCCGGCCATCCTGACCGTCATTTTCATGTCCTTCATTGAAAAGTGGGCCAACAAGTGGTGCCCCAAGGCCATCCGCGTGTTCTTTGTGCCCATGTTGTGCTTCGGCATCGGCTTCCCTGTGGCACTGGTCGTCCTCGGACCTCTGGGCTACAACATCGGTGCCCTGCTGACCACTGTGATCCTTGCTCTGTACAACACTCTGGGCTGGCTGGCCGTTGCTCTGCTGGCTGCTGTGCTGCCCTTCATGATCTCCATGGGCATGCACAAGGCTCTGGTCCCCTATGCAGTTGCTTCTATTTCCGACCCCGGTTTTGAAATGCTGTACATGCCCGCTTCTCTGGCACACAACATTTCCGAGGGCGGTGCCTGCCTAGGTGTTGCTCTGAAGACTAAGGATGAAAACCTGCGCGCTACCGCAATTTCCGCTGGCATCTCCGGCCTGTTCGGCATCACCGAGCCTGCTCTGTACGGCGTCACCCTGCAGCACAAGAAGGTCATGATGTCCGTTGTGATCTCCAGCTTTATCGGCGGTCTGTTCGTTGGCCTGATGAAGGTCAAGGCATTCGTTGCTATGGGCCCCGGTCTGGCCGGCATGGCCATGTTCGTTGACCCGGACAACTCCAAGAACATTCTGTGGGCTGCCATCGGTCTGGTGATCTCTATTGTGGCCTCCTTCGCACTGTCCTTCTTCCTGTACAAGGATGAGACTCCCGCTGAGGGCGAGACCGCAGAGACCGCTCCCGAGGCTGCTGCAGACGCAGCTGCTGCGGATTCCACCATCAGCAGCCCCCTGCAGGGCAAGGCCATTGCACTGGATCAGGTGAAGGACGAAGTGTTCTCCCAGAAGATCCTGGGCGACGGCATCGCTGTGGTGCCCGAAAAGGGCGAGCTGTATGCCCCCGCAGACGGCGTGATCGAGTCCGTGTTCGGCACCAAGCACGCTGTTTCCATGAAGACCGCTGCCGGTGCCGAGCTGCTGATGCACATCGGCATGGATACCGTCAAGCGCGACGGCAAGGGCTTTGATCCGCAGGTCAAGGACGGTGAGACCGTCAAGAAAGGCCAGCTGCTGATGAAATTCGACCTTGACGGAATCAAGGCAGACGGTTATGATGTAACTACCCCCATCGTCGTGACCAACGCCGATGAGTTCACCATCAAGACTGTGGCCGAGGGCATGGTTGTGCCCGGCGCTGCACTGCTGAAACTGGAGGCTGTAAAATGA
- a CDS encoding carbohydrate kinase family protein yields the protein MGIVVIGAVFVDIKGYPLSAYIPGGRNAGRIEQVHGGVSRNVVEDIANVELRPTFVSLVDDTGMGQDVINKLENHKVNTRYILRVPDGMGTWLAIFDNDGDVHAAISKRPDTTPLTGLLKEKGDEIFADCDAIALELDLEKETVKQVLHYAKKYHKKVFAAISNMSIAMERRDFLQQIDCFVCNQQEAGLLFSDDYDHLSPEEMRKVLAANVHSANIPSMVITMGGQGAVYARANGGSGIVPAKKVDVLDTTGAGDAFFAGTVIGQTYGKTLAESCEIGSRLAASVICITENVCPRFRPLEFGLDIPVVD from the coding sequence ATGGGCATCGTAGTCATCGGAGCTGTTTTTGTGGATATCAAGGGGTATCCCCTGTCTGCCTACATTCCCGGCGGACGCAACGCTGGGCGCATTGAGCAGGTGCATGGCGGTGTGAGCCGCAATGTAGTGGAAGATATCGCCAATGTAGAGCTGCGTCCTACCTTTGTCAGTCTGGTGGACGACACCGGCATGGGACAGGATGTGATCAACAAGCTGGAAAATCATAAGGTGAACACCCGCTACATCCTGCGTGTGCCGGACGGCATGGGCACCTGGCTGGCCATCTTTGACAACGACGGCGATGTGCACGCAGCCATTTCCAAGCGGCCGGACACCACTCCCCTCACCGGCCTGCTGAAGGAAAAGGGAGATGAGATCTTTGCCGACTGTGACGCCATTGCACTGGAGCTGGATCTGGAAAAGGAAACTGTAAAGCAGGTGTTGCACTATGCCAAAAAGTACCATAAGAAGGTCTTTGCTGCCATTTCCAACATGAGCATCGCTATGGAGCGCCGGGACTTTTTGCAGCAGATCGATTGCTTTGTGTGCAACCAGCAGGAAGCCGGGCTGCTCTTTTCGGACGACTACGACCACCTGAGCCCCGAGGAAATGCGCAAAGTGCTGGCTGCCAATGTACACAGTGCCAACATTCCCAGCATGGTGATCACCATGGGCGGTCAGGGTGCCGTGTACGCCCGTGCCAACGGCGGATCCGGCATCGTGCCCGCCAAGAAGGTAGACGTTCTCGACACCACCGGTGCCGGTGACGCCTTCTTCGCCGGCACAGTCATCGGCCAGACCTACGGCAAGACTCTGGCCGAGTCCTGTGAGATTGGCAGTCGTCTGGCTGCATCGGTCATCTGCATCACCGAGAACGTCTGTCCCCGCTTCCGCCCGCTGGAATTCGGGCTGGACATCCCCGTGGTGGACTGA
- a CDS encoding SseB family protein, producing MNRPKDEGLNGNEKIEQAVYALQQEATQEQLAHTLTVIRRRMKEHGQFVVAVEPNLGSEQMQLRTIRTADGASWWYAFTSFEEELKGAEPVQSTFLVDMDKLFDAALAVPEISGIILNPWNRTIQLDKTLIRITKGS from the coding sequence ATGAATCGACCCAAAGACGAAGGCCTGAACGGAAACGAAAAAATCGAGCAGGCGGTGTACGCCCTGCAGCAGGAGGCCACACAGGAACAGCTGGCCCACACCCTCACCGTCATCCGGCGGCGCATGAAGGAACACGGCCAGTTCGTCGTGGCGGTGGAGCCTAATTTGGGCAGTGAGCAGATGCAGCTCCGGACCATCCGGACAGCCGACGGTGCAAGCTGGTGGTATGCATTCACCAGCTTTGAGGAAGAACTGAAGGGAGCCGAGCCGGTGCAGTCCACCTTTCTTGTGGATATGGACAAGCTGTTTGATGCAGCACTAGCCGTGCCGGAGATCAGCGGCATCATCCTGAACCCATGGAACCGCACCATTCAGCTGGATAAAACGCTGATCCGCATTACCAAAGGAAGCTGA